Below is a genomic region from Paenibacillus rhizovicinus.
GCATTACGGCATGAAAATGGACGATGCAGGATCGAACGATGAAGTCATCGAGACGGACAAGGACATCAAGGTCGTCCTCGAGAAAGGCGTAGAGCTGCTGGACGGCGTACGCATCGATTATTTTTACGTGCCGCAGGAAGGCTTCATGATTTCGAACCCAACCAAAGGCAACCACGGCGATCACTAATTGAAATTCGGTTTGGGGAGAGAAACATGGCGAACGATATTCGCATTTGTGACAAGTGCAAACATATCCGTACGAAAACGATGGTGCCTAAGCTGCAAGCGCTGGCCCCGGAAGCGGATATTAAAGTAGCTTGCAAATCGTACTGCGGACCTTGCTCGCGATTTGCTTTTATTTTCATTAACGGCCGATACATCACGGCGCCGACTGAAGATGAAGCGATCGAGAAGGCAAGCAAATATATTAAGAAATAATGCGAAAGACCCTCTAGCCGAAACTCTGCAGTGCACCCCTTAGAATAGACATTGGAAAAACCCCTAGGTTAATCCGATGAAATTCTAGGGGGTGCTTTTTTATGGCGATTAAAGGACAAAAATTTCATCATTATCCGGAATCGATTAAGGTTGAGGCTATTCGACTGCATGTTGAGGAACGTTGGAGTTACAGTCGGATTACAGCACATTTGGAAATTCAGGATAAGGATCGAGTGAAGCGTTGGATGAGGAAGTATCGCGAAAAGGGAGTCTCTGCATTCGAGGACAGACGAGGTAACCCACATCGAGATGAAACGAAGCAAGAACGTGAGCTCAAGCGGCTCTACATGGAGGTTGAGGTGCTAAAAAAGTGGTTA
It encodes:
- a CDS encoding HesB/IscA family protein, giving the protein MNIKITRNAAKMLREETDKPENDGKFLRVFVTHSHGDHAHYGMKMDDAGSNDEVIETDKDIKVVLEKGVELLDGVRIDYFYVPQEGFMISNPTKGNHGDH
- a CDS encoding DUF1450 domain-containing protein; this encodes MANDIRICDKCKHIRTKTMVPKLQALAPEADIKVACKSYCGPCSRFAFIFINGRYITAPTEDEAIEKASKYIKK
- a CDS encoding helix-turn-helix domain-containing protein; amino-acid sequence: MAIKGQKFHHYPESIKVEAIRLHVEERWSYSRITAHLEIQDKDRVKRWMRKYREKGVSAFEDRRGNPHRDETKQERELKRLYMEVEVLKKWLQILNREGCKANTSSSTS